The DNA region TCTAATACACTGTTGTAGCTAAGTTTATCACATAAAGTTGCATCAGGGTTAGCAACCGGATCAGCGGTATAAACACCGTCCACCTTGGTGGCTTTTAATACGATATCCGCTTCAATTTCAATCCCACGAAGACACGCGGCAGAATCGGTAGTAAAAAATGGATTTCCAGTGCCAGCAGAAAAAATAACCACGCGACCTTGGCGTAATTGGCTAATGGCATCAGCCCAATTATAATCATCACATACGCCTTTCAATTGAATCGCTGACATTACACGAGCATTCACATAAGCGCGGTGAAGTGCGTCACGCATTGCTAAGCCATTCATAACCGTTGCAAGCATGCCCATATGATCGCCGACAACACGATTCATACCCGCTTCAGCAAGACCGGCACCACGGAATAAATTTCCACCGCCTATCACCACGCCAACTTGAACTCCAAGTTCAACCAATTCTTTAATTTCTTGTGCCATGCGATCCAATACCGTTGGATCGATACCAAAACCTTCTTCACCTTGTAGAGCTTCACCACTTAGTTTTAATAAAATTCGTTGATATGCAGGCTTAGGATTCGTTGTCATGGAGTTTACCTTTCAAAAAGTGTTATTTGATTAACTGTTATGGATAAATATTTTCGATATTGAAAACCAAGCTCGCCAATATTCATTCATAACAATTCAACAGCTTACCTTTATTCGCAAAAAGACCGCGGCATAACCACGGTCTCTTTCATGCGCTATACAAAACAGGAATTAACCTTTTTGTACCGCAGCAACTTCATCAGCAAAGCTCATTTCAACGGCTTTCTCGATGCCTTCACCAACTTCTAAACGAACAAAGTTAGTTACCGTTGCGCCTTTCTCTTTCAAGAATTCACCAACAGTTTTCTTTGGTTCCATAATGAATGGTTGACCAGTAAGAGAAACCTCACCAGTAAACTTCTTCATACGACCAATAACCATCTTCTCAGCGATTTCTTGTGGCTTGCCTTCGTTCATTGCGATTTCAACTTGAACCGCTTGCTCTTTAGCAACCACATCAGCTGGAACGTCTTCAGGGTTCACGTACTCAGGCTTAGAAGCAGCGACGTGCATAGCAACGTGCTTAATTGTTTCTTCATCTGCATCACCCGCAACAACTACGCCAATGCGCTCGCCGTGACGGTATGAACCAACTTTAGCACCTTCAATGTAAACAACACGACGAATGCCAATGTTTTCACCAATTTTAGCCACTAGAGCAATACGCTCTTCTTCAAACTTAGCTTGAAGTGCTTCAACGTCTAAACGCTCAGATAGAGCGGCGTCAAGTACAGAGTTAGCAAATGCTAAAAAGCTTGAATCTTTAGCAACGAAGTCTGTTTGACAGTTTACTTCTAGAAGTGCTGCAAAACCTTCGCCTTCTTTTACTAAGATAGTACCTTCAGCAGCAACGTTACCCGCTTTTTTAGCTGCTTTAGCTGCACCGCTTTTACGCATGTTTTCAATTGCTAATTCAATATCAGCATTTGCTTCAACAAGCGCTTTTTTACAATCCATCATGCCTGCGCCAGTACGCTCACGCAATTCTTTAACTAGAGCAGCAGTTACTGTTGCCATGGTTTAATCCTCGATTGATTCCAAAAATGGTAATAAAAACAAGGGCCAGCCTAATTTCAAATTAAAAGCATGACCCCTATTTGTAACTATAACTTACACTTGGCTACCCTATTATGACAACCAAGCTAAGTGACAAGGAGCTAGGATATTAAGCTTCTTCTACGAAAGCATCTTTATCTGAAGCTGCAACTACGT from Vibrio casei includes:
- the pyrH gene encoding UMP kinase, with product MTTNPKPAYQRILLKLSGEALQGEEGFGIDPTVLDRMAQEIKELVELGVQVGVVIGGGNLFRGAGLAEAGMNRVVGDHMGMLATVMNGLAMRDALHRAYVNARVMSAIQLKGVCDDYNWADAISQLRQGRVVIFSAGTGNPFFTTDSAACLRGIEIEADIVLKATKVDGVYTADPVANPDATLCDKLSYNSVLEKELKVMDLAAFTLARDHKMPIRVFNMNKPGALRRVVMGEQEGTLISEQA
- the tsf gene encoding translation elongation factor Ts, giving the protein MATVTAALVKELRERTGAGMMDCKKALVEANADIELAIENMRKSGAAKAAKKAGNVAAEGTILVKEGEGFAALLEVNCQTDFVAKDSSFLAFANSVLDAALSERLDVEALQAKFEEERIALVAKIGENIGIRRVVYIEGAKVGSYRHGERIGVVVAGDADEETIKHVAMHVAASKPEYVNPEDVPADVVAKEQAVQVEIAMNEGKPQEIAEKMVIGRMKKFTGEVSLTGQPFIMEPKKTVGEFLKEKGATVTNFVRLEVGEGIEKAVEMSFADEVAAVQKG